TACGTAAACAATTCGCCCGTTAGAGGTAGGATTGCCAACCGTActaaaaatagttggcaaccctagttagaggacgcattaaaaaaaatccttgtGATTTAATCCATCGACACATAACTTGAAattaatattgttttgtttCAATTCATATTATCACACGTCCTACTGACTTTAATCGGTGTTCAGCTTAACATTAAAAACAGTCCTTTAACTTTGTATGTAGTGTTCTATTCGCACCTTCTAATATATCTAAGAAGCTATAACAATCTACGTGTCCATGTTTAAAAGCAAAAGTATCCCAAATAATAAATGGAATGAACCTTAACGCGATTCAATAGAGTCgaaaatcaaaaattttttGCTTTTAAACATGcattttataaactactttaatTATGTAGATCGTAGGCACATGATCGGTTTTAATTCTATATGTTACTGGTTGACAAAATCTTTAAAGTGGAACATGAAACAGTATACTTTCTGCTTAATACACTCTTAATAGGCTGACATATGGCAAATAATTGTATACTGTATACATGTGAagtaaaaacaagaaaataacAGTTACTATCCACAAGTTTTCTCGGTTTTTATAatcaattaataatattaatatatttttttgtgtttatgGTAGGAGGCAACCCTAACTTCTTATACTGGTTGACCTTGAGAGATCTTATGACCTGAGTGACGCATCTGTACATTTTTGTATTTACACAAACGGACTTCAACAAGATATAACAAGCTATACCGAACATaagcattatatttttttttaataatttaagcaATACTGAATATATTCATTCAATCGAATTTAAAAGCATTAGAAATATATTAAACACTAGTATTGTGAATAGAGGCACCAATTTTCATATATATCCGTATATTACTAGGAACACAGGCTAATTTCAGCGAGTTATATGCATATTCGATCGTAGGTATTTCCTTTGTCATAAAGGCTTAAATCGCATGAATCCAGCcgtatttttatatttgtaataaatagttGGAAATTTTTTGAGCTCTATAGAGGTTCTATACTTACTTTAGGCTTACGCTAGGGGTTTAAGACAATTACATTCATAGAATTTGAATCGTTAGGCCGGTTGAAAATCACTATGTAAcacttataaaattaaatatttaaaaaatgctgTTTGAAAAACAAACTGACATACATCCAAACTTTAATAAACAAGAACACGCCATTTAATActtaaactattaaaataaacactgtacaaattacaaaaatgtTTATGAAGACATCCTAAAGGGACAAAAAGCTAAAAAAATCCAAAAGGACTTTGCTTATTTATAATTGTCTCAACcccgccatagagaaaaaaatacatagagtgctcactccatacatcagttttagtactaagactattagcatctagcatcgagtaggggaactatcagtactgctacttgacaatagatgtagcaccgaccggaaagcctTATCTCAACagtataagactttccggttggtgctacatctattgtcaagtagcagtactgatagttccgctactcgatgcgagatgtagacactgaaattaatagtctgaactgatgtatggagtgagcactctagtCTGACTTATTTCTCTAAGACCTCGCTTAGAAACTTACTCAGCCGCATTGATGGTGATGGTCTTGCCCTTGGGGTCGTCGAAGCGGTCCATGGTGCGAATgtccatcatcatcatgatgCCGAAGAACATTATGGAGAGGAGTATGAAGGTGACGAAGAGGGAGGCCCAGATGGGGGCCGTGAAGAACCCGACGCAGTTGAGCGAGTCTCCGAACACGAGTCCGGAGGAGTTGCTGGTGAAGAACGGCTGAATCTGGAAAGAAAACAATATTTTCAACGAGTGATTGAAATATTAGATCTTAAGCCTAGTTCAATTGAGTAATAGTGAAGAAAAAGACCAgccgtttgttgtatgggagccctgcttaatatttttttttgtagtatttgttgttatagcggcaacagaaatacctattacttattctgtggaaatacaacatctgtgatattTTCAACTGTCTACTATCAGTCTTAGTCTTACATTACAAGGAAGGGTACCCGACTGTCCGGCTCCGATAtgacttatttttaaccgacttccaaatctaaaaggaggaggttatcaattcggttgtatgttttttttatatatgttatagagtagtctaaaataacagacgAATTTTTTTTCAGCTACCCATAACCAACTACTTGGagaaattggcctccaaagttctgaaaagtgacaaaacccTCTAATTTCTGTAAAGAGTTTTGTTCATTAAATGGTAGGATCCttatagatgtggtatacgcgtgcgcccgtgagggacaaaatatacgcaatgcgacactatgattggtcgaatttatttgttgcccaccataatccatactaatttacaataggcaataaaaaaaaatgtgagattgtgataaggacaaacaatattagcGCTTTCACTGCTACTCCTACTAAAAGATACAtaaagactatcccgttcggtcatttccgcccacccctcatgcctgatcgagttaaaatactaaattcataaTAGATACCTTCAGATCGGTGAAGGTCAGGGTGAAATGCTTGGAGTCGTTGACGTGCGTGAAGGAGACGTTCTGCGCGCAGCGGTAGCTGAAGCCCAGCGGCACCGTCAGGTCCTGGGCTGGTGTTAGATCCTTGGAGTCGGTGCTGTTGGACCAGGAGGCCTTTTCTGTGGGCATTAGTCAAAAAACTATTACTAAAAAAGCTGCTAAGGTTAGGTTTGACTGCCGGTACCTAAATCACTGTCATATGCTTCACTGTAATGTATGTAACTCCTGTATGGATGCGAGACATGGCCCGTCAAGCAAGACATAACCAGTAGACTCCAGGTGTTTGTAAACAAGTGTCTGCGGCGAATCATAGGAGTCTACTGGCCACGGACCATCTCCAATATTAAATTATGGGAGTTGACCGGACAAAATCCTTTAGCTAAGGAGATACTTCTGCGGAAATGGCGCTGGATAGGTCATGTTTTACGAAGGCCAAACAACCACATATCCAAGCAAGGGCTGACTTGGAAAATTCCCGGAAAAAGGGGGCCAAGTCGCCCACGTATCACCTGCAGGCGCACAGTGGAAAAGGAGGCTGCACCAGTTGGCCTCAGCTGGgcggagctggaggaggccgcgCTGGACTGCGACaaatggaaatcccttctgagagccctatgtccctgatgagggataacagtataatagtagtagtagtagtagtagtagtaaggcttgtgttgttggTTAAGTACCAACaatacaagccttattgagctgtCTGTGCAACAATATATgattatatataaaatattatttagtatgttacaaaaattaattgtgtGTTTATGTACATAAAAGGATAGAAAACATCAATGACTCATGAACAAATAACGCagatcacacaaataaatgcccttaacgGGATTTGAagtttgaacccaggaccattgGCGTCATAAACAGGGTCACTATCACataaatacacacacacacatcaaaCATGAAATGCATTGAAAGTATATTTTATGCtatttcttaatttatttagtaattaatagAATTAGAGCTGTGTTAAGATGCTGCCAATTTCAATAAgcaaatgtttatttataataaaaaaaataataggagactataatatatattaaatctCTGTAGTTTAATGCTTTTCATTAATATCATATTACCTATGCCTAATAAGAATTATGTGTTATTGTATTGATTTGCTTATCAGTGGATGATAACCAACTCTGATAATTGTGAACGAGAACATATGTATCTAGAACTATCACAAAAGACTAGTAGTTGTAGGCTACCAAATGTGCATCAGACATTATTAGTGACAATGTGTTTTAGGTATTATCATCATAACATAATAGCCGGGTCCACACAAGGCAATTTCCTCTCGCACAAAACAGCTGTAGACGTGACTTGGCCGCATTGCCTTGGCCTGTGTGGCTGTGTGGACCCGGCTATttagcataaataaataataaactgatATAGATACCATATATTAAAGAAGTGACCAAGCCAAGATAGTTATTACAGATGAATGGGCCAGTTTGTATAGACTTTAGCATGCTAAACTCAAGATTCTCAAGTGTCAAATATAGTACTTACGCAAAATCCAATATCCCGGCTCCTGTGTGAAGTAGAGTACAATGGTGTTCTCTCCCGAAGTGAGGGTGGAGTTCTGCGTAGGTGTCGTAGCATTAGCATCAATGACGGAAGACCCAGTGATGGCCGTCAACACAGtctcatcattatcatcaatcaGTCTCATGCTTTTGTAGGCCAGGAGCAGCCCGTCGAACATCAATGTGGAGCTATCGCTCTGGGTCTCGTTGCTTTGAGCCTGGCGACGGGCGCGGGAGTGGCTCACCGTCCAAGACGGGAAGTGAGCAGTGTAAATAGCCACAACTGTCTCGTAACGCTCCTGAAGCTTGCTGAACATATCTTCCATGAAGTCATTGTGGCGGCGCAGCAGGTCAAAGCGTGATTCCCCCTCTTTAGCGTCCTTAAGGTTGATAAATAAGAATTTACCACTTTCTGGCTCGATTTCAGCAGACAGACCATTCTCGGTAAGCTTCACGTGATTCACTTTCTCGGGATCGGCGAGCTTGTTCAGCGCGCCTAGCGCGTTCTCCACCGACGGCAAATAAGCCGAATTACGGACGTTGGCCCTCAGAAACGGGAACGAGGTTTTACCTTCGGCGTTCTTACGTGAAAAATCTTCAACAGACAACGTTTCTTCGATGAATATCACCGTGAAAGGGTCCCTGGACAGTTCCTCCTTCAGAATACCACTGAATTCTTCGGGTTCCACGGTGTATAAGGGGCTCGCTTTTAACGAAGTCTTGGCCAGATCACCCCATAGGTACACTGGCACATTGGTCGCGTAACTTACCGCGCTAAGGGCTAACAACGTGAACACTAAGCTAAACGCCATTTTGAAGGCTTATTACTAAAGCTAGTGGACGTTTGCGGACTAAAAGTAAGTATTTAGCCCAGAATTGTCATAAAACGACAGAAAATGGGCGATGACGATAGACCATCGGTCATGTGAAAAGTGATCATATGATTGGTTTGACGCTTGTCTATGGTCATTAGTAAGGCAGgtgtaaaatttatattttaccaaCTTTTCACGTTCAATCACCATACAAACCATACATTCAATGcatataaaattaatatgtattcataatattttataaaattggcaatttatttatttatgtactcAATAGTgctaatatattattaattctttatTTTGTACGCTAATATTACCCTACTGTCAGGGTAATATCAATCAAACCATAATgcattatttgtatttttaattcaatGCGACACGCTTTTATGACTGGTTTACACGACGAGTTGTACATTTGACGATGTGTGAAACTGCATGATAATAAACAGCTTTCTTTATTACAAATGTTGTATAATCTGTATACAGCTGTCAATGTCAAAGAAAACGTGGGTAGAGGTCGTAGAGGTgggtattttaaaattttcactAGTTTCCGAAACAAAAGCTAGtatacgtatttatttataatcccTACATATAATACGATAGCTGTGCTCATATTATATGTGGAAACTACGTCATTTGGTGTTTTAATGCTAATACCAATGTCATTGGAACGTGAGAATTTTGAGATTAAGGTGGAACCTGGTTGGGAGGAGCTCGGGGCTGCCCTGGCCATGTACACGGACCATGAAACAGAGAAACTGGACCCACAGACCGGCCATTTAGAGGAGATAAAGCTTGAGCCTGGTTGGACAATCGAGGACAGCAAGATTAACGAGAGTGTTGCGGGGGCCGGCCTGTACGTAGACCACATTGTTAAGGAGGAGATTGTGCTGGGCCCTGAGGTGATAGAGCGGCCTAAAGTACCCTTACCTTACCCAGGTTGGTTGTTTGTTCTACAAATTCTACAACtggcagtaaataaataataactggtTTCAATATTATTGTTGTAACAGCTACCCACAAAattatattcttatttttttatatatttctaaaaaaagggctgatttagaaggcgcgcgaactcgcatgcgattttagttacattgctgaCCCGACCGATCAAAAACCGCATTATAattaaactcgcatgcgagttctcgcatcgtctaaatgagaccTTCGTGAACTCGAATTCGTGAGTCataccgctgaactagtacaatttttagtgcccgtaaggccagacttagatatacgtcaatggttgaTCTGTTTTCAGAATACAGTGCAGCTTGTAGCCACACAGTGCCGTTGTGGCCTAAATCCAATAATCAAGAGAGATTTTATAAGTGCCATGCATGTCGGAAAACATTTGACCTAGAAGATAGTCTAACAAGGCATATTTTTGCAGTTCATGCTAAAAACGAAATAcccaaaattaataaaatgcacGTTTGCAAGATTTGTTGCCAAATTTTTCTATCTAAAAATGGTTTGACGGAACATTTGATGATTCACTTTAAAAGTTCCAGAAACCTAAAGGAAAATGTTTTTGTTAACAAAAGACGTAATACGGGTATATTGAGGCGAGACAAAATTATTCCGCTTAACACTTTGACCAACAACACATATATGCGTTCACCGTCATACAATAGcacgccccctggcagtgaatatgtTAATTTTGAATGTAAATATGATAAGACAGCATCCACAGAAGATGAAGATTGCTGTTCACCCAATATAAAGCCATACACATGTCACGCATGTCAGGAAAGTTTCGTCCTAGAAAAGTCCTTTGATAAGCATATGTTAGATATTCATGCGGAACCTAAATTTCAAGAAGAACTTACTATTGTACAAGCTCTATCTGGCTCACGCGGTAAGGCACCATACAATTgtcaaaaatgtcataaaacattTGACTCGGTAGAGAGTCTCACAAGGCATAGGTTTGCTATCCACACAAAACGTGAACCCGGCACACCCGAAAttcaacaattaagtttaaccaccagtaacaacttggtggtaacaaGTGGCAAAAACCGAATGCGTCCCTGCTATTTTTGCTATCAATGGTTTGAAGATAGAGATGATTTAATGAAACATGGAATTTCACATAGAATTTGCCAGTGAGATAAACAATTGATTTACAAAAGATTACAGAATAATCAGAATTGAATAAACATAAGTTGGTAGTGGTACAAACTATatacatactatagttcgtttttttttagcattagaaagaacttgcaagaaggtaagcgatttaattgaaaaacgctttttaaaaatcaaaaacgattacttatgaaaacagaagaatataaatgatcgtaccgtaaaccggggtgactttcaaatgcaggggcgacttcgatatttcagtttttcagccgttacatatttttattcggattt
The DNA window shown above is from Cydia amplana chromosome 25, ilCydAmpl1.1, whole genome shotgun sequence and carries:
- the LOC134659905 gene encoding zinc finger protein 107-like, with the protein product MLIPMSLERENFEIKVEPGWEELGAALAMYTDHETEKLDPQTGHLEEIKLEPGWTIEDSKINESVAGAGLYVDHIVKEEIVLGPEVIERPKVPLPYPEYSAACSHTVPLWPKSNNQERFYKCHACRKTFDLEDSLTRHIFAVHAKNEIPKINKMHVCKICCQIFLSKNGLTEHLMIHFKSSRNLKENVFVNKRRNTGILRRDKIIPLNTLTNNTYMRSPSYNSTPPGSEYVNFECKYDKTASTEDEDCCSPNIKPYTCHACQESFVLEKSFDKHMLDIHAEPKFQEELTIVQALSGSRGKAPYNCQKCHKTFDSVESLTRHRFAIHTKREPGTPEIQQLSLTTSNNLVVTSGKNRMRPCYFCYQWFEDRDDLMKHGISHRICQ
- the LOC134659693 gene encoding V-type proton ATPase subunit S1; protein product: MAFSLVFTLLALSAVSYATNVPVYLWGDLAKTSLKASPLYTVEPEEFSGILKEELSRDPFTVIFIEETLSVEDFSRKNAEGKTSFPFLRANVRNSAYLPSVENALGALNKLADPEKVNHVKLTENGLSAEIEPESGKFLFINLKDAKEGESRFDLLRRHNDFMEDMFSKLQERYETVVAIYTAHFPSWTVSHSRARRQAQSNETQSDSSTLMFDGLLLAYKSMRLIDDNDETVLTAITGSSVIDANATTPTQNSTLTSGENTIVLYFTQEPGYWILQKASWSNSTDSKDLTPAQDLTVPLGFSYRCAQNVSFTHVNDSKHFTLTFTDLKIQPFFTSNSSGLVFGDSLNCVGFFTAPIWASLFVTFILLSIMFFGIMMMMDIRTMDRFDDPKGKTITINAAE